tgagggacctgagcaaaaatctgattcagatgctgaaaaaggactgcagatactgttggattctgacctccctgcactcaaagtggacttttctggagctaccgaagcccaattggcgcgccctcaattgcattggaaggtaaacatcctgggctttccagcaatgtataatagtccatactttgctcgagatttgatggcccaaaccggcgttgcaaatcagcttcagaattcccNNNNNNNNNNNNNNNNNNNNNNNNNNNNNNNNNNggaccccggaagtggatttttacgtcatttactcatttctgtataccctaggttactagttcactattaataggaccttttgacattgtatctttacctcatgatacattacacgtttctcattgtatcttctacggcatgagtctctaaaccccatggttgggggtgaggagctctgctgtgtcttgatggattaatgcaattactactgtctttcattcaatcacgcttgcttgtattctaagatatcacttgttcctcaacttgatgaatgtgatgatccgtgacactcatcatcattctcacctatgaacgtgtgcctgacaaccacctccgttctactttagattgagtgaatatctcttggattccttaatcagagtcttcgtggtataagctagaattgatggcggcattcaagagaatctggaaggtctaaaccttgtctgtggtattctgagtaggattcaaggattgaatgactgtgacgtgcttcaaactcctgaaggctgggcattagtgacagacgcaaaagaatcactggattttattccaacctaattgaaaaccgacagatgattagccgtgctgtgacagagcgcgttgaacattttcactgagaggatgggaggtagtcattgacaacagtgaaaccctacatacagcttgccatggaaggagccttccGTGCAtgatgaagaagacagtgggaaagcagaggttcagaagatagagcatttCCAagacctcaacctgttctccattactgcaaaataagtacttatttcatgttcttttacttttcacaattaaatctgataattattgatatcctgactaagagttacaagataaccataacttgcttcaagccgacaatctccgtgggatcgacctttactcatgtaaggtattacttggacgacccagtgcacttgctggttagttgtgcagaattgcaaaagtgtgattgcaatttcgtgcgcCACTCGCGGTAACCCAAAGTgacaaattatattattcctCACAAAAGAGAAAACTACATTAGCATCGTCCGTCCGGGTGGGTAtcgcttccacccatttggacacATAATCGACGGCTAGTAGAATGTAAAAAAAACCATTAGAGtttgggaatggccccatgaagtcgataccccacacatcaaagatttcacaaaatagcatgttttgttGGGGGATTTCATCCTTCTTAGAGATATTACCAAATCTAAGGCATTGAGAACAAGATTTGCAATAAAGAGAGGAGTCTTTAAGAAGggttggccaccaaaatccaCAATCAAGGACCTTTCTTGCCGTCCTTTGAGGTCCATAATGCCCACCTCCCTCGGAGGAATGGCATGCGTCCAAGATTGCTTGGAATTTGGTTTGGAAATGAACCTTCGGATGACTTGGTCCGCTCCACATCTCCAAAGGTAAGGATCATCCCATACATAATATTTGGATTCGCTTTTTAGCTTATCCTTTTGATGTTTGGAGATGTTAGGAGGAAAGGTGCGAAAAACCAAGAAGTTTGCTATTAGAGCGTACCAAGGAATAACTTTCGAGATTGAGTGCAAGCCCTCAAGGGGAAAAtaatcattgataggagtggcaTCGCCGTTGGTGTGTTCAAGGCGACTTAAGTGATCCGCCACTAGGTTTTGcaaaccactcctatctttgatttccaaatcaaattcttgcaatAATAAAACCCATCTAATCAATCTCAGTTTGGATTCCTTCTTAGCCAACAAATATTTTAATGCCGCATGATccgagtacactactaccttagaaccaagaagataggctcggaatttatccaaagcaaaaataatagccaagagttctttctcggtagtagtgtagttggattgggccccaTCTAGTGTTTTTGATGCATAGGCTATGACATATGGATTCTTACCCTCGCGTTGTGCTAATGCGGCTCCCACCGTATAGTTTGAAGCATCGCACATTATTTCAAACGGCCGACTCTAATCCGGCCCTCTTACGATGGGAGCTTGTGTCAATGCCATTTTAAGCTTGTTGAAAGCTTCCATGCACTCCTTGCTTAGATCAAACTCAATGTCTTTTTGCAATAGTCGAGATAGAGGCaatgctaccttactaaagtccttgatAAATCTTCGGTAAAATGCTGCATGTCCAAGGAACGAACAGACTTCCCTctcggaggaggggtaaggcaagCTAGATATAACATTGATTTTTGCCAGATCTACAGAAATACCTTCTTTGGAAACAATATGTCCTAAAATAATGCCTTGCCTAACCATGAAATGACACTTCtcaaaatttaagacaaggttTGATTTAGTGCATCTTTCCAAAACTTTTTTAAGGTTATCCAAGAAATGATcaaaagaatcaccatacacggtgaaatcatccatgaaaacttccatgtATTGCTCTAGAAAATTCGCAAATATGCTCATCATGAACCTTTGGAAAGTTGCcggtgcattgcataagccGAATGGCATACGCTTATAGGTATAGGTCCCAAAGGGGCAAGtaaatgttattttttcttgatcttctaaAGTAATGTGTATTTGAAAGTACCCcgaataaccatctagaaaacaataatgagATTTACCGGCTAATCGATCAAGCATTTGGTCGATAAACGGTagtgggaaatgatcttttctaATGGCCGCATTCAAACTTCGGTAGTCGACGCACACCCTCCAAGAGTTTTTCACCCTTGTTGCTATAAGTTCCCTGCTCTCATTCTTGATTGTGGTCACCCCGGATTTCTTTGGCACGATTTGGACCgggctcacccattcactaTCTGAAATGGGGTAGATGATGTTCGCTTCTAGTAGCCGGGTGACCTCTTTTTTCACAACCTCTAGAATGGTAGGATTGAATCACCTTTGAGGTTGTAAAACGGGTCTAGCTCCTTCTTCGAGAAATATTCGGTGCTCGCATACTTGGGGGCTTATTCCCACTAGATCCGCCAAGCTCCACCCTATGGCCCTTTTGTTCTTCCTCAAGACACATAGCAACTTTTCTTCTCGTTGAGGATTTAGTTCCTTTGCAATAATCACGGGGAACTTGTGGGCTTCATCAATGTATGAGTACTTTAGGTGGGGTGGTAGTGGCTTTAATTCTACCTTTTGGTCTTGACTTGAGGCTTGAACTTCCGGATGATCTGGATGGGGTAATACGTTCGCTTCACTTGGATTTTCACTTGTGTCTTCAATCATATGCTTGTCATCTAACTTTGTAAAATGCACTTCGGCCACAATGTTGTCAATTGGGTCACACCGAAATAGAGAATGATTCTCCGGTGGGTGCTTCATTGCTTCTTCTAGGCTAAAACTCACGACTCTCCCATCTATCTCAAACGAGTAGGTTCCCGAGTAGGCATCCAACTTGAATCTAGAGGTCCTCAAAAATGGTCTCCCAAGTAGGATAGACGATGCCCTCTCAGACTCGCTCGATGGCATCTCAAGAATGTAAAAATCAATAGGAAAGACCAACCCTTTTATATTCACCAATACATCTTCCGCAACACCCGTCACAATTATTATGCTCTTGTCCGCCAAAATAAATCTTGCCGCCGACCTCTTCAATGGTGGTAGCCTCAATATACGGTAGATGGAAAGAGGCATAATGCTAACACATGCACCGAGATCACACATACAATCTAGAAATTGAACCCCATCTACGATACAAGTGACCATGCACGGACCCAGATCATCACACTTCTCGGGTAATGCTCCCATTAATGCAGAAATAGAACTCCCCAatggaatagtttctaatttaataattcTATCCTTGTTCATGCATAAATCCTTAAGAaattttgcatatttaggtacttgatggatagcatcaaagagggggatagttacctcaactttcttgaacatctctaccattttggggtcaAGTTCCATACGCTTCCTAGCTTTCTTTGCAAGTGTAGGAAATGGGATTGGTTGAGCAATTTCTTCTTCCACGGCTCCCTTATTCTTGGGGACCTCACTTGTTGGTTGAGTCTCTTCATCCTCAACTATGACTTGTgcttcctcctcttcttatATTTCTTCTATctcgatttcctcctcctcttgaGTGATTATGATCGGACTTGGGTCTTTTACCTTCTTCTCTTTCAATTGAGTCCCGGATCTCAAGGTAATGGCATTAATGCCACCTTTGGGATTGGGTTGAGGTTGAGAGGGAATGGCACTAGAATTTGGGGCTTGAGGAGCAGAAGTAGAGGGTGAGTCCATGCGTACAAGAAGAGCTTGTAAAGTAGATGTAAGACCGGTAAGGCCAGAAGCAAGTGTGGTTTGAAGCTCTTTTTGGCCTTGGAGAATAGTCCGGAGTGTATCGTCTTGATTGGGAGAAGTGGAAGGGCATGTGATTTGAGGGgcttgtgattggttgggtAGAGGTGGTGGTCGTTGATGTGGTGGTTGATAGGTTTGGTAGTTTCTTCCTTGGTTTTATTGGCTGTATGGTTGGCTTTGGGAGTAtcggttttgtgagttgttgttTTTTCATCTTTGATTgcctccattgttgttgttgtccctaCCTCCTTGTTGGTGATTGTCCCTCCAATTTTGATTATAATTGTCACCCCCTTGATTGTAGCTTCCTCCTTGTTGGGGATACCCTGGGTTGAAATTGCCGCCTTGTTGGTGGTACCCTTGATTTGGGCGGTCATAATAGTTGTGGGTAGCCGCCAAGGAGTTATCTTCTTGAAGACTCGGACACTCGTTCGTGTAATGGGAAAAGTAAGAGCAAATGCCACACACTTTTTGGGGGGACCAATTTTTGACTATATTGTTGAGGAGGTTGTTGGTTATATTATTGAGGAGGTGGTGAAGGTTGTTATTGACCCAATTGGAGTTGCTTTAGAATGGTTGTCATCTCACCCAAGGATTTGGCAAGAACGGAGGTCTCGCTACTAGAGGATACTTCATTCATGGCCTTTGGGCGGTTGACTCTTTTTCTAGCATGTTGGTTGGATTCGGCCATGTCGCCAATGAGTTTCCATGCCTCCTGCGCCGTCCTATATTTGGACAAGGAGCCACTACTAGATGCATCCAAAAGAGTCTTATCTTGTTCCCTCATCCCTTGGTATATGTAGCCGAGCAATTCTTGAGTGTCAAGCATGTGGTTGGGGCATGCGTCAAGGAGTTTGCAAAATCGTTCCCAATATTCGTATAGAGTTTCCGTTTCACCTTGCACAATACATGAGATCTCTTTCCTTAACTTGTCCACCTTTCCGCGGGCAAGAATTTTTCTAAGAACCCTCTTCTAAGCAAGTCCCAATTGGAAACAATTTCGCTAGGTAAAGTGTAGAACCACTCTTTAGCTTTATCTTCAAGAGAGaatggaaaagaaaacaacCATATGGCAACTTCATCGGATCCTTCCCGCCTAGTTGTTGAGCATACACTATGAAAATCCTTGAGGTGTCGAATAGGATCTTGTGcgggaagtccatggaacttagGTAGGAGGTGAATCAAAGCAGTCTTGAGTTTAAATCTCGCGTCCAAATTTGGATGAAGCACATGAACGGGTTGAAGAACATAATCTGGTGCACCCGCTTCCTTGAGAGTAACTCTCCTTAGAGCAGCCATGGTGTCGGCATCTAGATCAAAAGAAGAACTATTAGTAGTACCAACTGAAGAATAGCTAGTGCCTTCTTCGAATGACGGTTCGGAATCCACTTTGGGTAAGGTCGGTGAATTAGTAGGAACTTTTTCACCTTCCCCAAAGGTTAACCGCCTCTGAGCTTGCCTAATGTGAAGCAAAGTTCGTTCAATTTCCAGATTAAATGGGGCTAAGCTCAGATTTGGTTGTGAACACGTCATACAATGAAGGGAATGTAAAGCTCATGGTAACAAGTGGAAGTAGACAAAGATTAATCCTAtgtcaatcaaacaaagaaacaaTCAAGAGAAAATGCAAGTATGGACATATACACATATTTACACTAAATAATAACATGGCACACATAagcaaatccccggcaacggtgccattttgataaATGAAATTTTGTATGTCGATATAGAAGTTAGTAGTGAATACAATTGTAagtatagtctaatcgacactCAAATCtcgcatcaaacaattctacaatctacaatcgagagtattaatcccgagtcgtcctcccttggacTTGCATTAGAGTGCTCATTATTTATTAAGAAGTCAAAGTCTTTTGTGATTTTTGAGAGTTGGTATGAGAGTGCAAGCTAACAAAGTTTAAACAACAAACAAACAATAttaaagaacttggccaaggatgagcattggaagttccatcaccATAGCTTCCTTCAATTATTATAACAATTGAGACTTGCTTCACTTAGTTGACCTCTAATTATAGAGGAGATTCAAGTGAAAGCAACTAACTtggtcacaagtcctagcttcaccCTAGGTGTTGCTAGcattagtgcactccaagtcaattagcagttcttaattctcaatcaacaattgatATCCACTATTCAAGTATCTCCAATAGTTCAATCCTTAAGCCAAGTGAAAGAATTTTACTCCATGGCTAGTGTTaccattttatcaaatatttgGTGAGCATTCATAAGAGACATTATGAAATTAAGatgaagatttgaaatcaaGAGATCTAAATCACACAATCATCAACAATTGGACGATTGCAAGTAAATGGAtatgaaaatacctcaattcaCTAGTCCAAATCCAAGTAACAAAGTCAAAGCTAGATCAAAAGTGAGAGGATCAAAAGAACACAAATTGAGAATAGGAGAAGAGTAGATCTACTAATTGGATCAAAGTAAAAGTGAAttacaatggatctcaccaagagaatcaaaggagaattgCAATGGACAATGAAATCCTAGAGAGAGATTGGAGGTTCCTCTCTACCCAAAATGTAACCAACTCTAGGAAAATAtctaagaaaaagtaaaaaaaggagTGAATCCTCCTAACCCTTTAATCCTTGGCCTTCTTAAGCTTTTCCCACCAAAGCTCTACCCCAAAATAGGGTCTTTAACTGCCTCCACGCTCTGGTCACGTGctttcttaaaaaaatcatgtgcgaccatcggcgcgtacgcacacagtacgcgcacgcgcccctGGGGTAATCGCAATCTGCGCGCAGGCGTAACGCGCACGGGCGCATCCATGAGGATCATAGTCCAGCCGCTAAACGCACTAGCTTGTAGCTTGGCTCCTGGCTTTGGCTCCTGGCGGCTCAAATCTGCACAGATGCATcatgtgcgcgcgcgcgccgctGCTGAAATTCTCAAAGCTTAATTTTTCCATGCTCCTTTCCTTTATGTGTGCTCCCATTCTCCCCTCCAAATCATCCttgccctataaaccctgaaaccacttaacacacggtTCACGGCATCAAATGATACTAAAGGAggattaaaaatatatctaatttagtacaaaagaagcatgttttcatccatgaggAAAAATtgggaaaggaacacaaaatcgtgcatttttatatgaataaatgCGAAGgatcattgataaaaccctcAAAAtctatacaagataaaccctaaaaatggggtttgtctAATGATCATGTGCTAAAgatacaaacatagataaacatgaagctcaaaaaccaaaaacagaaaataaatagataaggagattaaggaatgagtccacctcagtgtgggtggcgtcttcctcttgaagaaccaatggtgctcttgagctcctctatgtctcttccttgcctttgttgctcctccctcatagctctttgatcttctctaa
This portion of the Arachis duranensis cultivar V14167 chromosome 6, aradu.V14167.gnm2.J7QH, whole genome shotgun sequence genome encodes:
- the LOC107493685 gene encoding uncharacterized protein LOC107493685, whose translation is MGALPEKCDDLGPCMVTCIVDGVQFLDCMCDLGACVSIMPLSIYRILRLPPLKRSAARFILADKSIIIVTGVAEDVLVNIKGLVFPIDFYILEMPSSESERASSILLGRPFLRTSRFKLDAYSGTYSFEIDGRVVSFSLEEAMKHPPENHSLFRCDPIDNIVAEVHFTKLDDKHMIEDTSENPSEANVLPHPDHPEVQASSQDQKVELKPLPPHLKYSYIDEAHKFPVIIAKELNPQREEKLLCVLRKNKRAIGWSLADLVGISPQVCEHRIFLEEGARPVLQPQR